In a single window of the Anguilla rostrata isolate EN2019 chromosome 4, ASM1855537v3, whole genome shotgun sequence genome:
- the LOC135252206 gene encoding C-type natriuretic peptide 4-like — protein sequence MNISHLVACGLLMTLLSVSIEGKPLTQAQQKSLRSLLGEELSEYLASGEGKLEKIRSRVRLLRDLRLDTRAKGMWARLLSDQPTVRRHKAGAKKGASSSRSGCFGHKMDRIGTISGMGC from the exons ATGAATATCTCGCATTTGGTGGCTTGTGGACTATTGATGACGCTTCTTTCAGTCAGCATAGAGGGAAAACCTTTGACTCAGGCACAGCAAAAG TCTCTCAGAAGTctgctgggggaggagcttTCCGAGTACCTGGCGTCGGGAGAGGGCAAGCTGGAGAAGATCCGGTCGCGGGTTCGGCTGCTGCGGGACCTGAGGCTGGACACGCGGGCGAAGGGCATGTGGGCGCGGCTCCTGAGCGACCAGCCCACCGTGCGGCGCCACAAGGCCGGCGCCAAGAAGGGCGCGTCCTCGTCCCGGAGCGGCTGCTTCGGACACAAGATGGACAGGATAGGCACCATCAGCGGCATGGGCTGCTAG